From one Streptomyces sp. R41 genomic stretch:
- a CDS encoding winged helix DNA-binding domain-containing protein — translation MTLRITWDEASARRMERQFLAVPAKAGTPVAEVVGAMLGAHAQVLSAAELSVGVRADGVTRADVRAALWEDRTLVKTYGPRGTLHLLPSAELPLWTAALTAIPSGASPFPPDVRVTEAQADEVVAAIGDALDGVSLTIDELGEEVVARTGPWAGDLVMPAFQEMWPRWRQVMHRAGQRGALCFGPNRGRKVTYTRPPRFEPLAADEGLSLLVRRYLRAYGPSTAPHFAKWAAAPRGWALELFASLADAGEIEEVGFEGGPAWVAAGDTEFPGEPVRGVRLLPYFDAYAIGCQPRELLFPGAAYGRALAGGQAGNYPVLLVDGVVAGVWHQRRQGRRTTVTVEPLGRLAAARERELARQAERVGEVLEAKPELVVGKVTAGAHA, via the coding sequence ATGACCTTGAGGATCACATGGGACGAGGCGAGCGCGCGGCGTATGGAACGGCAGTTCCTGGCCGTTCCCGCGAAGGCCGGCACGCCGGTCGCCGAAGTGGTCGGCGCGATGCTCGGCGCGCACGCCCAGGTGCTGTCGGCGGCCGAGCTGTCGGTGGGGGTCCGGGCCGACGGGGTGACCCGGGCGGACGTACGCGCGGCGTTGTGGGAGGACCGCACGCTGGTGAAGACATACGGCCCACGGGGCACGCTGCACCTGCTTCCGTCGGCCGAACTCCCCCTCTGGACCGCCGCGTTGACGGCGATCCCGTCCGGCGCGAGCCCGTTCCCGCCGGACGTGCGGGTCACCGAGGCGCAGGCGGACGAGGTCGTCGCGGCGATCGGTGACGCCCTGGACGGCGTGTCCCTCACCATCGACGAGCTGGGCGAGGAGGTCGTGGCGCGCACCGGACCGTGGGCCGGGGACCTGGTGATGCCCGCGTTCCAGGAGATGTGGCCCCGCTGGCGCCAGGTGATGCACCGGGCGGGCCAGCGGGGCGCACTGTGCTTCGGCCCGAACCGGGGGCGCAAGGTGACGTACACACGCCCCCCGCGTTTCGAGCCGCTCGCTGCCGACGAGGGGCTCTCCCTTCTCGTACGGCGCTATCTGCGCGCCTACGGACCCTCGACGGCACCGCACTTCGCCAAGTGGGCAGCGGCGCCCCGGGGTTGGGCTCTGGAACTCTTCGCTTCGCTGGCGGACGCCGGGGAGATCGAGGAGGTCGGCTTCGAGGGCGGTCCGGCGTGGGTGGCGGCGGGCGACACGGAGTTTCCGGGGGAGCCGGTGCGCGGGGTGCGGCTGCTGCCCTACTTCGACGCGTACGCCATTGGCTGCCAGCCGCGTGAGCTGCTGTTCCCCGGTGCGGCGTACGGGCGCGCCCTCGCCGGCGGGCAGGCCGGGAACTACCCGGTGCTGCTGGTCGACGGCGTGGTCGCCGGGGTCTGGCACCAGCGGCGTCAGGGGCGGCGTACGACGGTCACGGTGGAGCCGCTGGGACGGCTGGCGGCCGCGCGGGAGCGGGAGTTGGCGCGGCAGGCGGAGCGGGTGGGCGAAGTCCTCGAAGCGAAGCCGGAGTTGGTCGTGGGGAAGGTGACGGCGGGAGCGCATGCCTGA
- a CDS encoding winged helix-turn-helix transcriptional regulator — protein MSKGKGPYTCGLDAAVDVVGGKWKPMILWALHAGGTLRFGELRRHVSGVSEKVLSQQLRELEADGIVHREVYGEVPPRVEYSLTDLGETLNTALLPLGEWGDRHMRELIDRKHPNEAHSA, from the coding sequence ATGTCGAAGGGCAAGGGCCCCTACACCTGCGGTCTCGACGCCGCCGTGGATGTCGTCGGCGGCAAGTGGAAGCCAATGATCCTGTGGGCGCTGCACGCGGGCGGGACGCTGCGCTTCGGGGAGCTGCGACGCCATGTCTCGGGGGTCAGCGAGAAGGTGCTGAGCCAGCAGCTGCGCGAGCTGGAGGCCGACGGGATCGTGCACCGGGAGGTGTACGGGGAGGTGCCGCCCAGGGTGGAGTACTCGCTGACCGACCTCGGTGAGACGCTCAACACCGCCCTGCTGCCACTGGGCGAATGGGGTGATCGACACATGCGTGAGCTGATTGACCGAAAACACCCCAATGAAGCCCACTCCGCGTGA